A segment of the Mycobacterium intracellulare ATCC 13950 genome:
CGCCGGCGGCCTCGGGAGCCGCGCTGATGGTGCTGACCGGGATCGCATGCCCGAGCGCCGGCGCCGCCGCCGGCGCCCCCGACCAGGCCACCGGCACCGACAACTTGCCCCCGATCGAGGCCGCGCTGCCCAACGCCGCCACCGGATGCGCCGCGGCCGCACCACCACCGAGCATCCCGCCTAAACCCCCCAACGCGGGCAAGGCCTTGGCCGCCGCCGGGGCCGCACTACCGATCAACCCCAACGACTTGGAAATCTGCACAAAGTTGTTCCCCATACCAATGCTGAAATACGGCAAACCCTCAGTGTTATAGAAGAGGCCCGCGAACGGGGTGTAGCCGTTGACCAGCGTGCCGAGGTTGGTGGGGAAGGTGGTCTGCCCGGTCAGCAGGAACCAGAGCTCGGTCAACGGGTCGGTGGCGGTCGTCGCCTGCGCGGTCGCGTTGGCGGTGGCCTTGCTGGCGGGTTGGGCCATCGACTGCAACACCTTGGAGGTGTTGGTCGCCGTGGAATCCGTGGTCGCCTTGGTCACCGCCGCGCTCTGAGTGGCCTGCCCCGACGCATTGGTGATCTCGGGAGCCTTCTGAAACGGCGTCTGCTTGGTCGCCGCCGACGACTGACCCGCATACCCATACATCGCCCCGGCATCTTGCGCCCAATACTCCCCATACTGAGCCTCCAACTGCGCGATCAACGGCGTGTTCTGCCCCAACACATTCGTCGCCTGCAACTGGCTGACCTGCATCCGATTCGACGCCACCAACGGCGGCGGCACCGACGCCGACAACGCCGCCTCATAAGCCGCCGCCGCCGCCCGCGCCTGCGTGGCCGCCTCCTCAGCCTGCGCCGCCGCCGACGTCATCCACGCGATATACGGCTGCACCGCCTGCGCCATCGTCGCCGAGGCCGCCCCCAACCACTCCTCACTACTCAACGCGGTCACCACCTTCTCGTAAGAAAGCGCCGCCGAATTCAACTCCGCCGCCAACGCACTCCACGCCGACGCCGCAGACACCAACGAACCCGACCCCGGACCCGAATAAATCCGCGCCGAATTGAACTCCGGCGGAAAAGCCCCATAGTCCAGCACGAATAGCCCCTTAACCTGTGATCTGCGGATCGATGCGTCGAGTTGCGAACGACGTTAATGCGCTGGTGACCGGCCTCGCCGCGTTCGCCCGGCGGGCGGCGTCACGGTCGGCCGCCCGGGCGGGCGGCGCCACCGGCCGCGGCGCGCCGACCGACCGCGCGGGCGTCGGCCCGGATAACGATCCGGAACTGCGCAAACGGCCGGAGCCGAGGGGTCGCCCGCTCGGGTAGGGGCGGCGCGATGTCGTGGTGGCCCGGGGCGCCGGTATCGGGGCCGGGGATAAAATCCGGGCGCGGCTAAAGGTGAGGGTGTGCATCGCCGAATTCCGCCGCTTATCCGGCCGAGGGTGGGCGTGTCAGCACGCTGTAGCGGAAGCCGTATTTGTTGACATAGCCCGCGGCGGCGCCACGGCGACCCAGCGCCCCCGCGGGCATGCCCCGCAGCAGACCGTTGGCCGGCCCGGAAGTGCCCGTCGCGGCGGCCTGCACCGGCGTGGCCTCCATCTCCGACACCGTCGCCGGGCTGACGGCCGAGGTCAGCGTCGCCCAATGCTGGGGCACCGACAACGCCCCGACCCGCGCGGCCTGCCCGGCACCCGCGGCGACCCCACCGCTCGCATGGCCCAGCCCGCCACCGAGGTTGCCCAGGCCCAGGCTCGCGAACTGCGGTGTGGGGAACCACGCACCACCGGCACCCGCCGTGCTACCACCGGGACCAAACGTCAACTGCTGCGCGATCGACGTGCAGAAGCTCGCAATACCGTTCGAGAAGTACGCCAGACCCGTCGTCCGCTTCAGGATCGTGTCGTAGATCGTGGGGGTCAGGCCCAGCCAGTTGTTGGTCGGGGTCGGGAGCCCGGACTGCAGCAAGTTCTGCAGCGTGCTGGTGAGCAACCCCGATTCCGAGGAGTTGGTGACCGCCGCCGGCGTCTGCGCGGCCTGAGTTGCGCTGAGCGACAACGCGTGTGGCGATGCCAGCTGCGAGGTGGTTTGTGCGGTGTTGCCCGCCGGTTCGGCGACGGCCTTCGCCACCGCGGCGGCCTGGTCGCCGGTCGCGTCCGGGGCCGTGGTGTTGGGCGGCGCCGTGAACGGGACCAACTCCGAGGCGGCCAGCGACGAACCGGCGTAGCCGTACATCGCCCCGGCGTCCTGGGCCCACATCTCCATGTACTGCGCCTCGGTGGCCGCGATCGCGGGCGTGTTCTGCCCGAGGAAGTTCGTCGCCACCAGGTTCGCCAGCAACACCCGGTTGGCCGCGATCACCGGCGGCGGCACCGTCATCGCAAACGCCGCCTCGAACGCCGCCGCGGCGGCGCGAGCCTGGCCGGCCGTCTCCTCGGCCTGCGCGGCCAGGACACCCAGCCAGTTCACATACGGCATGACCGCCGACAACATCGACGCCGATGCCGGACCCACCCACAGGGCGTGGGTCAGTTCCGAGATCACCGAGGCGTAACCGCTTGCGGCCGTGCCCAACTCGGCGCCGAGCCCATCCCAGGCCGCGGCCGCGGCCATCATCGACCCCGAGCCCGGGCCCGCGTACATGAGACCGGAATTGATCTCCGGCGGAAACGCCCCGAAGTCCATGGCTATGAGGCGCCGGGCTCGAACGACATGTATCCCCTCGTACCTGGTCTCGAGTCGATGACATTGGGCAGTTGCTTGCTTGGGAAGGCTAAATGGGCGCACCGCCCCCTCGCCGGTTCCTCGCCCGGCCGCAGCTGCGGCGACAACCAGCCCCAGCGGTTCTGCGTGCGCGCGCCGACGCCCGGCCGTCCCGGGGCGCGCGCCGCCGCGGCTGGCGGTTACCTGCGGGAATATCGCGTCAGCACTCGCCAGGGCGGGACGATTCGAGGTGTCGCCGCGGCGCGGAAACCCCCGCCGCGGGACAAAAAATCCGGCCGCAGATAAAGCGGATGCGAGGTTCGCCGCCGCGACGACGGTCGCGACGCCCACCGGCGGGCCGACAACTCCCTAGCGAGGGCCGGTGGGATTGGTGCGGACGCGGCGAAACACGCCCTGCCGCAGGTGCTTTCGGGGCAGGGCGTGTTTTCGAACGCGCCGGTGTCGCTGGGCTTGGGAGGCTATCCGGCGAAGGGTGGTCGGGCCATGACGGTGGGTCGGAAGCCGTATTTGGGGCCGGCCACACCGTGCCCGCCGGCGCCGGCACCGGCCAACGGCATGCCCCCGAGCAGGTTTCCGGGCCCGCCGGCGGCCTCGGGAGCCGCGCTGATGGTGCTGACCGGGACCGCATGCCCGAGCGCCGGCGCCGCCGCCGGCGCCCCCGACCAGGCCACCGGCACCGACAACTTGCCCCCGATCGAGGCCGCACTGCCCAACGCCGCCACCGGATGCGCCGCGGCCGCACCACCACCGAGCATCCCGCCCAAACCCCCCAACGCGGGCAAGGCCTTGGCCGCCGCCGGGGCCGCACTACCAATCAACCCCAACGACTTGGAAATCTGCACAAAGTTGTTCCCCATACCAATGCTGAAATACGGCAAACCCTCAGTGTTATAGAAGAGGCTGGCGAAGGGGTTGTAGGCGCTGACGAGGTCACTCACGCTCCCGCTCCCGCTTCCGCCCGAGCTGGGAGCGGTCGCGGTCGGGGTCGTCCCGGCTGTGGGCTGGTTGGTCCCGCTCGACCCGGGTGCCGCCATCGTCTGCAAGATTTTTGACGTGTCGGTCGCAGTCGAGTTGCTCGTCGCGTTGGTGACCGCAGCAGTCTGGTTGGCCGTCCCGGACTCGTTGGTGATCTTTGGTGGCTCCTTAAAGGGCGTCTGCTTGGTCGCCGAGGATGACTGGCCCGCATAGCTGTACATTGCTCCGGCATCCTGGGCCCAGTACTCGCCGTACTGGGCCTCCAGTTGGGCGATCAGCGGGGTGTTTTGTCCCAACACGTTGGTTGCCTGTAACAGCTTGGATTGCATGCGGTTAGACGCAACCAGCGGTGGCGGCACCGACGACGACAACGCCGCCTCATAAGCCGCCGCCGCCGCCCGCGCCTGCGTAGCCGCCTCCTCAGCCTGCGCAGCCGCCGACGTCATCCACGCGATATAAGGCTCCACCGCCTGGGCCATCATCGCCGAGGCCGTACCCAACCACTCCTCACTGCTCAGCGAGGTCACCACCTGCTCATAACTGAGCGCGGCAGAATTCAACTCCGCCGCCAACGCACTCCACGCCGACGCCGCAGACACCAACGAACCCGACCCCGGACCCGAATAAATCCGCGCCGAATTGAACTCCGGCGGAAAAGCCCCGTAATCCAACATCATTGACTCCTTAACCCGTTGCGGCCGCGTTGGCCGCCTCAGTCACCGCGTACGACCCGGAGCCGGTGCTCAGGGTGTTGACGAACGTTTCGTGGATGGCCGCCGGCGCAACGCTGACGGCCTGATATATCCGTGCGTGCGCAGCGGCCTGCGCCGCAGTCACCTCCGGGATGAGGTGGGTCATGGGGCATCGCCTCCGTCTGTCGAGGTATCCATGGGTGTCATCCGGCCGAGGGTGGGCGTGTCAGCACGCTGTAGCGGAATCCGTATTTATTGACGTAGCCGGCGGCGGCGCCCCGGCGTCCCAGTGCCCCGGCGGGCATGCCACGCAACAGCCCGTTGGCCGGTCCGGTGGTTCCCGTCGCCGCGGCCTGCACGGGGGTGGCCTCCAGGTCGGGCACCGTCGCCGGGTTGACCGCCGAGGTGAGCGTCGCCCAATGCTGGGGCACCGACAACGTCCCGATCCGGGCGGCCTGCCCGGCGCTCGCGGTAACCCCGCTCAGGTGGCCCGCTCCGCCACCTAGGTTGCCCAATCCCAAGTTTGCGAACTGGGGCGTGGGGAACCACGCACCGCCGGCACCCGCCGTACTACCACCGGGACCAAAGGTCAGCTGCTGGGCGATCGACGACGCGAACTGCCCCATACCGTTAGAGAAGTACGCCAGACCCGTGGTGCGTTTGAAGATCGTGTCGTTGAAGGTCGGGTCGCCAAAGATGTTCTTGAGTGAGGTCGTGGTCCCGGTAGACGCCGCATTCGTTGCGGTCGTCGGCGCCTGCGTGGCTTGAGACGCATTCAGCGACAACGCTTGTGGCGAGGCCACCTGTGACGTGTTTTGTGCGGTGTTGCCCGCCGGTTCGGCGACGGCCTTCGCCACCGCGGCGGCCTGCTTGCTTGATGCGTCCGGAGTCGAGGTTTTCGGCGGCGGCGCGAACGGGGCCAACTCCGAGGCCATCGCCGACGATGCGGCGTAGCCGTACATCGCCACGGCGTCCTGGGCCCACATCTCCATGTACTGCGCCTCGGTGGCCGCGATCGCCGGGGTGTTCTGCCCGAAGAAGTTCGTCGCGATCAGATTCGCCAGCAACACCCGATTGGCCGCGATCACCGGCGGCGGCACCGTCATCGCAAACGCCGCCTCGAACGCCGCCGCGGCCACCCGGCCCTGACTGGCGGCTTCTTCGGCCTGCGCGGCCACCGCGCTGAGCCAGCTGATGAACGGGGTGATCGCCGAGATCATCGAGATCGACGCCGGCCCCACCCATGGCCCACTGATGAGCTCCGTGACCACCGAGTTGTACCCGTTGGCCGCCACGCCCACCTCCGCCGCGATCTCGTCCCACGCGGCGGCCGCGGCCATCATCGGCCCCGAGCCCGGACCCGCATACATGCGACCTGAATTGATTTCGGGCGGTAACGCACCGAAGTCAAGCACCTATCCTCCTCAGTCGGCCGAGCCCGCAGGCGATTTCGGCTGTCACATGGGAATCAGTGGTGGCGGTAATCACGGCTCTGTAAACGACCCCACCGGTCGATGGCTGCGTCCGCGGGAGCCCGTCAGCGGCCGTTCGGTCCGCGACTCGGCCGGCCGGGCGGGCCGGTGCATGCTGACCAAGGGGCTGCGTCCGGAAAGGTGATCTGCCACCACGCTTCTCGGACTTCTGGTCAAAAACGACATGCACCTTCTGCCTCGGCCAATCCCGTTTTCAGCAACCGGGCGACAGCTCCATGCCTCCGAACTGCCGCCCGGCACTGAGATTAGTTCGTTATGGGGCAAACGCCGACACGCAAAGGCCGCTGTTTATCAATGGCCAACCACTGTTCATTCCCGGTCGGCAGCAGTTCATATAGGGCAACGGTTTGTTCATTCACCGTTTGCTTGCACGGCGCGGTACCGCGGCCGTCCGGCGGCGTCGTTGCGCCGTCAGTCCTCGTCGAGGATCAGCGCCATCTCGGGGCAGGATGCGACGCCATCGCGAGTCACCTGCTCGTCTTCGGGCCGGACGTCGCGCTCCTGAAGAATCGAATAGCCGGACTCGTCAATGGGAAAAAGGTCGGGGTCGACGGCGTAACACTGGGCGTGGCCCACGCATTTCGACTGCTCCAGGCGAACCCTCACGAAGTTTCCTCCCTAGGCGGCCCGATACGGCGCTTCACGGTCCGATACCCAGATTAGTCGGTCGGTAAAGTATCGAGGATGTTCGCCATCAAGGACGGGCGCCGAATGGCTCGAATGGGCCCGGCTGTTCGGATCCGTGTTCCTTTGCCCCCCATGCAATATTGATGCGCCCCCAGATGTTGGTGCCGGCATGAGCGACGGCCAATACGGCTCGTTCCACTTACCCCGGCTGGATGTCGACAAGTTGCCGATGAGCGCCGACCGCGGGCTGGGGTGGAAGACGCTGCGCGACGCGGGGCCGGTGGTGTTCATGAACGGCCACTACTACCTCACCCGCCGCGAAGACGTGCTGGCCGCGCTGCGCAACCCCAAGGTCTTCTCCTCGACGGTGCTGCAGCCCCCCGGCCACCCGCTGCCGGTGCTGCCGCTGGCTTTTGACCCACCGCAACACACCCGCTACCGCAAGATCCTGCAGCCGTATTTCAGCCCGCACGCGCTGAGCAAGTCCCGTCCCGCGTTGGAGCGCCACGCCCGCGACATGATCGGCGCGCTGGCCGGTCGCGGCAAGTGCGAGGTGATGGCGGATCTCGCGAGCCTGTACCCGTTTCAGGTGTTCCTGGACCTCTACGGCCTGCCCCTCGAGGATCGCGATCGCCTGATCGATTGGAAAGATTCCGTCATCGCCGACAAGCCGTTCCTCACCCAGGCCGATATGGCGAAGGGCCAGCAGCTGCTGCAATACCTGGTCGACGCCATCGCGCAGCGCCGGCAAAACCCGGGCTCGGACATGTTGTCGCAGGTGATGACCGGCGGCGGCGACTTCAGTGACATCGAGCTGCTCGGCATGAGCCACCTGTTGATCCTCGCCGGCCTGGACACCGTCACCGCGGCGATCGGATTCTCGCTCTTCGAACTGGCGCGGCGGCCGCAGCTGCGCGCGGAGCTTCGCGACAACCCCAAGCAGATCAGGGTTTTCATCGAAGAGATCGTCCGGCTGGAACCGTCGGCGCCGGTGGCGCCCCGGATCACCACCGAGTTCGTCGAAGTCGGCGGCATGACGTTGCCGCCGGGCACCTCGGTGCGGCTGTGCATGGCGGCCGTCAACCGCGACGACAGCGACCCGATGTCCACCAACGAGCTCAACATGGACGGGAAAGTCCACCGGCACTGGGGTTTTGGCGGCGGTCCGCACCGGTGCCTGGGCTCGCACCTGGCGCGCATCGAGCTGACGGTGATCGTCGCGGAGTGGCTCAACCAGATCCCGGATTTCGAGCTGCCCGCGGACTACTCCCCCGTGATCAATTACCCGTCAAAGAGTTTCGCGCTCAAGGAGCTGCCGCTGCGCTGGGGCTGAGCCCGGGGTATTTCCCGGGCCGCCCCGGCGCGGCCGGCCCTACTTGCGTATCTCCGTCGCGGCGACCTGAACGAACACGCCGGTGTCCTCGGCCATCAGCAGGCCGCGGCCGCGGGGCAGCGGACCACCCTTCATCTTGCCGCGGATGAATCCCTCGTCGGGGTCGGCGTCCATCACCAGCAGGGGCGCGTTCGCCTGGGCCAGCGCCCGCAACATCGGGTCGCTGCCCGCCGACGACCAACCACCGAACGTCCGGGTGACGATCACGTGCAGGCCGACGTCGGCGGCCCGGGTCACCCACGGTGCGGCCTTGTGCAGCGGCGAATCGAAACCGGCTGGTAGCTGCTGGATGTCGTCGACGATCAAGAAGATCTCCGGTCCGCTCCACCACGACCGCGACAGCAACTCTTCGGCCGACAGGCCCGGCGGTGGCTCGCGGCCGGCCAGGACCGCGGCCAGTTCGCCCATCATCGCCTGCACGCCGTCGAGGTTGTAGGCGAACTTCTCCACGTAGTCCGAACCCAGCGTCGTCAGCAGCTGACGCCGCGG
Coding sequences within it:
- a CDS encoding PPE family protein encodes the protein MDFGAFPPEINSGLMYAGPGSGSMMAAAAAWDGLGAELGTAASGYASVISELTHALWVGPASASMLSAVMPYVNWLGVLAAQAEETAGQARAAAAAFEAAFAMTVPPPVIAANRVLLANLVATNFLGQNTPAIAATEAQYMEMWAQDAGAMYGYAGSSLAASELVPFTAPPNTTAPDATGDQAAAVAKAVAEPAGNTAQTTSQLASPHALSLSATQAAQTPAAVTNSSESGLLTSTLQNLLQSGLPTPTNNWLGLTPTIYDTILKRTTGLAYFSNGIASFCTSIAQQLTFGPGGSTAGAGGAWFPTPQFASLGLGNLGGGLGHASGGVAAGAGQAARVGALSVPQHWATLTSAVSPATVSEMEATPVQAAATGTSGPANGLLRGMPAGALGRRGAAAGYVNKYGFRYSVLTRPPSAG
- a CDS encoding PPE family protein, which encodes MLDFGALPPEINSGRMYAGPGSGPMMAAAAAWDEIAAEVGVAANGYNSVVTELISGPWVGPASISMISAITPFISWLSAVAAQAEEAASQGRVAAAAFEAAFAMTVPPPVIAANRVLLANLIATNFFGQNTPAIAATEAQYMEMWAQDAVAMYGYAASSAMASELAPFAPPPKTSTPDASSKQAAAVAKAVAEPAGNTAQNTSQVASPQALSLNASQATQAPTTATNAASTGTTTSLKNIFGDPTFNDTIFKRTTGLAYFSNGMGQFASSIAQQLTFGPGGSTAGAGGAWFPTPQFANLGLGNLGGGAGHLSGVTASAGQAARIGTLSVPQHWATLTSAVNPATVPDLEATPVQAAATGTTGPANGLLRGMPAGALGRRGAAAGYVNKYGFRYSVLTRPPSAG
- a CDS encoding PPE family protein: MLDYGAFPPEFNSARIYSGPGSGSLVSAASAWSALAAELNSAALSYEKVVTALSSEEWLGAASATMAQAVQPYIAWMTSAAAQAEEAATQARAAAAAYEAALSASVPPPLVASNRMQVSQLQATNVLGQNTPLIAQLEAQYGEYWAQDAGAMYGYAGQSSAATKQTPFQKAPEITNASGQATQSAAVTKATTDSTATNTSKVLQSMAQPASKATANATAQATTATDPLTELWFLLTGQTTFPTNLGTLVNGYTPFAGLFYNTEGLPYFSIGMGNNFVQISKSLGLIGSAAPAAAKALPALGGLGGMLGGGAAAAHPVAALGSAASIGGKLSVPVAWSGAPAAAPALGHAIPVSTISAAPEAAGGPGNLLGGMPLAGAGAGGHGVAGPKYGFRPTVMARPPFAG
- a CDS encoding cytochrome P450, whose translation is MSDGQYGSFHLPRLDVDKLPMSADRGLGWKTLRDAGPVVFMNGHYYLTRREDVLAALRNPKVFSSTVLQPPGHPLPVLPLAFDPPQHTRYRKILQPYFSPHALSKSRPALERHARDMIGALAGRGKCEVMADLASLYPFQVFLDLYGLPLEDRDRLIDWKDSVIADKPFLTQADMAKGQQLLQYLVDAIAQRRQNPGSDMLSQVMTGGGDFSDIELLGMSHLLILAGLDTVTAAIGFSLFELARRPQLRAELRDNPKQIRVFIEEIVRLEPSAPVAPRITTEFVEVGGMTLPPGTSVRLCMAAVNRDDSDPMSTNELNMDGKVHRHWGFGGGPHRCLGSHLARIELTVIVAEWLNQIPDFELPADYSPVINYPSKSFALKELPLRWG
- a CDS encoding ferredoxin, coding for MRVRLEQSKCVGHAQCYAVDPDLFPIDESGYSILQERDVRPEDEQVTRDGVASCPEMALILDED
- a CDS encoding PPE family protein, translated to MMLDYGAFPPEFNSARIYSGPGSGSLVSAASAWSALAAELNSAALSYEQVVTSLSSEEWLGTASAMMAQAVEPYIAWMTSAAAQAEEAATQARAAAAAYEAALSSSVPPPLVASNRMQSKLLQATNVLGQNTPLIAQLEAQYGEYWAQDAGAMYSYAGQSSSATKQTPFKEPPKITNESGTANQTAAVTNATSNSTATDTSKILQTMAAPGSSGTNQPTAGTTPTATAPSSGGSGSGSVSDLVSAYNPFASLFYNTEGLPYFSIGMGNNFVQISKSLGLIGSAAPAAAKALPALGGLGGMLGGGAAAAHPVAALGSAASIGGKLSVPVAWSGAPAAAPALGHAVPVSTISAAPEAAGGPGNLLGGMPLAGAGAGGHGVAGPKYGFRPTVMARPPFAG